A single Ciona intestinalis chromosome 14, KH, whole genome shotgun sequence DNA region contains:
- the LOC100177540 gene encoding uncharacterized protein LOC100177540 isoform X1, with product MEALSPEKEGKGLDAAIKKIQSALMDGIDKEETDDWSDEMDELDSTNCPLPFSIQEENVDDSGLQCEEIVISASFNSENGHESQSDLNIIATVTPTKSNTHTKVQTAALTPTANLKVLLHAASPEIRNYERRKKLFSRPCSTEQDQPQQAVETADCFSEQTMEIAEESEAEDLNENQAQDAPRRICKTFKRKEKSLGLLCRRFLRLFPENPKESISICLDDAAAKLCVGRRRIYDIINVLESIKVVTRLAKNNYTWRGRKGLSQTLCALRKEAEESGSADSIRASINGYLVYKVNIATQSVSSTPPERDTSVKRRDKSLGILSQKFVTLFLVQPNQLVSLDMAAKVLITDRNPQDNKYKTKVRRLYDIANILTSLRLITKVQNHGRKPAFRWIGPKAICTSTSAVSPKHRQIIVMSPVSNLWSSPKMQVIMQDKDEGDGGLFDLCQVVEQERKDLCLETPIKGGGFTLKTPLKGDQYRIVTPVKHTSQKLAMSSSNDDSGVNLDSSFNSDEIFRQELESLRQRFPSPMSRLLSACNVEEALTEHKEKKRKLALKSESSSHSITEPVTPTKVSLSYLKQQQIAISKTVDSVTNRSQINLRKPSTLESHALKSSTKVCQTVQHNMGVSKSLCSDQALRNIKCLVPVSKENFGMQRNSGSLVQCIKVLPMKTQPLKIVMNPSNKSQEKSPEMSRKSSSKMTTIRVIAPSSTQERPTNNFVKLDLSSTNFKTVTPKTKLPNSNERTGFCRPVLCNVTSSINNRAKPAQKISKVVTKLVTRLEETAAKKANISHASTSFGLSTMPQVRFTDSKLPSSGLVALSKKISASLEVPPQPKKMRVSSRKLRMTDENEDPEVKHLLGWKSPPHPIKPIPKQLCLDANQSKILQENNITLAPTVKTTEIPSAENCSTNLNLSFGKMQSEDTLLQPISINNRIEQSTYIQLEHSIDSFSSLVSSKAFQISNYNTPKAESSTVQFAS from the exons atgGAGGCACTGAGTCCAGAGAAGGAAGGGAAAGGTTTAGATGCTGCCATCAAAAAAATCCAATCTGCTTTGATGGATGGAATTGACAAAGAAGAAACAG ATGACTGGAGTGATGAAATGGATGAATTAGATTCTACTAACTGCCCGCTTCCATTTTCAATCCAAGAAGAAAATGTTGACGATAGTGGGCTCCAATGCGAAGAAATAGTTATATCTGCAAGTTTCAACTCGGAAAATGGACATGAATCACAATCAGATTTGAATATAATTGCCACGGTAACACCTACAAAATCAAACACTCATACCAAAGTCCAGACTGCAGCATTAACGCCAACTGCTAACTTAAAAGTACTCTTACATGCTGCAAGCCCCGAAATTCGCAACTATGAGCGAAGAAAAAAGCTGTTTTCAAGACCATGCAGCACTGAACAG GACCAACCCCAACAGGCAGTTGAAACAGCAGATTGTTTCTCGGAACAAACAATGGAAATAGCCGAGGAATCTGAGGCTGAAG ACTTAAATGAGAACCAGGCTCAAGATGCACCCAGAAGAATctgcaaaacttttaaacgaaaagaaaaaTCACTGGGCCTACTCTGCCGTCGGTTTCTTCGACTTTTTCCAGAAAACCCAAAG GAGAGCATATCAATCTGCCTTGATGATGCAGCTGCCAAGTTATGTGTTGGGCGGCGTAGGATTTACGATATCATAAATGTTCTTGAGTCAATAAAAGTCGTGACGAGACTTGCAAAGAATAATTATACTTGGAGGGGAAGGAAAGGTCTCTCACAAACACTGTGTGCTCTCAGG AAAGAAGCAGAGGAATCTGGCAGTGCTGATTCAATTAGAGCAAGTATAAACGGATATCTggtttataaagtaaatattgcAACGCAAAG TGTTTCATCAACTCCCCCTGAAAGAGACACAAGCGTGAAACGAAGAGACAAGTCACTTGGGATTCTTAGTCAGAAATTTGTCACCCTGTTTCTGGTTCAACCT AATCAACTGGTTTCATTGGACATGGCTGCCAAAGTTTTAATAACAGATAGAAATCCACAagacaataaatataaaa CAAAAGTACGTCGGTTGTATGACATCGCAAACATACTCACCAGTCTACGATTAATCACAAAAGTTCAAAACCACGGAAGAAAACCTGCTTTCCG ATGGATTGGCCCCAAAGCTATCTGCACATCCACGAGTGCCGTGTCCCCGAAACATCGTCAGATCATTGTGATGTCGCCCGTCTCCAACCTCTGGTCCTCACCGAAGATGCAAGTCATCATGCAGGACAAGGATGAGGGAGATGGAGGACTTTTTGATCTGTGCCAG GTTGTAGAGCAAGAAAGAAAGGACCTTTGCCTTGAAACTCCAATTAAAGGAGGGGGATTCACCCTTAAAACCCCATTAAAAGGGGATCAATACAGGATTGTAACCCCAGTCAAACACACATCACAGAAATTAGCTATGTCAAGCTCAAATGACGACAGTGGCGTAAATTTGGACTCCTCATTCAATT CGGATGAGATTTTTCGACAAGAGTTAGAATCGCTCCGGCAGAGATTCCCCTCTCCAATGTCTCGTCTTCTTTCTGCATGTAATGTGGAGGAAGCACTCACAGAGCACAAagagaaaaagagaaaacttgCTTTGAAAAGTG AATCATCCTCACATTCAATTACTGAACCGGTCACACCAACCAAAGTCAGTCTATCATACTTGAAACAACAACAGATAGCAATTTCGAAAACTGTGGACAGCGTGACCAACAGATCACAAATAAACTTGCGCAAACCATCAACATTGGAGTCGCATGCTTTGAAATCAAGCACCAAAGTTTGCCAGACAGTTCAGCATAACATGGGAGTGAGCAAATCACTTTGCAGTGACCAGGCTTTGCGAAATATAAAGTGCTTAGTGCCCGTGTCAAAAGAAAACTTTGGTATGCAAAGGAACTCTGGGTCTTTGGTGCAGTGCATCAAAGTACTTCCTATGAAAACTCAACCTTTGAAGATTGTTATGAACCCTTCAAACAAAAGCCAGGAGAAAAGCCCCGAAATGTCTCGTAAAAGTTCCTCAAAAATGACAACAATACGTGTGATTGCACCTAGTAGCACCCAAGAAAGACCAACGAACAATTTCGTAAAACTGGATCTTTCTAGTACGAACTTTAAGACTGTCACACCAAAAACCAAGCTCCCTAACTCTAATGAGAGGACAGGCTTCTGCCGACCTGTGCTGTGTAACGTAACAAGCTCAATTAACAACAGAGCCAAGCCTGCTCAGAAAATTTCAAAGGTTGTAACTAAGTTAGTGACACGATTGGAAGAGACTGCtgcaaaaaaagcaaacatttcaCATGCCTCAACCAGCTTTGGGTTATCTACAATGCCACAAGTGCGATTTACTGACAGCAAGTTGCCTAGCAGTGGATTAGTAGCTTTGTCCAAAAAG ATCTCTGCATCCTTGGAAGTTCCTCCTCAACCAAAGAAGATGAGAGTCTCCTCCAGAAAGCTTAGGATGACAGATGAAAATGAGGATCCTGAAGTGAAACATCTTCTGGGATGGAAATCCCCCCCTCACCCaatcaaa CCCATACCAAAACAACTGTGCCTTGACGCCAATCAATCAAAAATTCTGCAAGAAAACAATATAACTCTTGCACCCACAGTAAAAACTACTGAAATTCCATCTGCAGAAAACTGTTccacaaatttaaacttatcATTTGGGAAAATGCAATCAGAAGATACTCTGCTGCAACCTATTTCAATAAATAACAG GATAGAACAGTCTACATACATCCAGTTAGAACACAGTATAGACAGTTTCTCTTCCCTTGTGTCATCTAAAGCTTTTCAGATTTCCAACTACAATACTCCAAAGGCAGAGTCAAGCACAGTACA gtTTGCATCTTAG
- the LOC100177540 gene encoding uncharacterized protein LOC100177540 isoform X2 — MEALSPEKEGKGLDAAIKKIQSALMDGIDKEETDDWSDEMDELDSTNCPLPFSIQEENVDDSGLQCEEIVISASFNSENGHESQSDLNIIATVTPTKSNTHTKVQTAALTPTANLKVLLHAASPEIRNYERRKKLFSRPCSTEQDQPQQAVETADCFSEQTMEIAEESEAEDLNENQAQDAPRRICKTFKRKEKSLGLLCRRFLRLFPENPKESISICLDDAAAKLCVGRRRIYDIINVLESIKVVTRLAKNNYTWRGRKGLSQTLCALRKEAEESGSADSIRASINGYLVYKVNIATQSVSSTPPERDTSVKRRDKSLGILSQKFVTLFLVQPNQLVSLDMAAKVLITDRNPQDNKYKTKVRRLYDIANILTSLRLITKVQNHGRKPAFRWIGPKAICTSTSAVSPKHRQIIVMSPVSNLWSSPKMQVIMQDKDEGDGGLFDLCQVVEQERKDLCLETPIKGGGFTLKTPLKGDQYRIVTPVKHTSQKLAMSSSNDDSGVNLDSSFNSDEIFRQELESLRQRFPSPMSRLLSACNVEEALTEHKEKKRKLALKSESSSHSITEPVTPTKVSLSYLKQQQIAISKTVDSVTNRSQINLRKPSTLESHALKSSTKVCQTVQHNMGVSKSLCSDQALRNIKCLVPVSKENFGMQRNSGSLVQCIKVLPMKTQPLKIVMNPSNKSQEKSPEMSRKSSSKMTTIRVIAPSSTQERPTNNFVKLDLSSTNFKTVTPKTKLPNSNERTGFCRPVLCNVTSSINNRAKPAQKISKVVTKLVTRLEETAAKKANISHASTSFGLSTMPQVRFTDSKLPSSGLVALSKKISASLEVPPQPKKMRVSSRKLRMTDENEDPEVKHLLGWKSPPHPIKPIPKQLCLDANQSKILQENNITLAPTVKTTEIPSAENCSTNLNLSFGKMQSEDTLLQPISINNRFAS, encoded by the exons atgGAGGCACTGAGTCCAGAGAAGGAAGGGAAAGGTTTAGATGCTGCCATCAAAAAAATCCAATCTGCTTTGATGGATGGAATTGACAAAGAAGAAACAG ATGACTGGAGTGATGAAATGGATGAATTAGATTCTACTAACTGCCCGCTTCCATTTTCAATCCAAGAAGAAAATGTTGACGATAGTGGGCTCCAATGCGAAGAAATAGTTATATCTGCAAGTTTCAACTCGGAAAATGGACATGAATCACAATCAGATTTGAATATAATTGCCACGGTAACACCTACAAAATCAAACACTCATACCAAAGTCCAGACTGCAGCATTAACGCCAACTGCTAACTTAAAAGTACTCTTACATGCTGCAAGCCCCGAAATTCGCAACTATGAGCGAAGAAAAAAGCTGTTTTCAAGACCATGCAGCACTGAACAG GACCAACCCCAACAGGCAGTTGAAACAGCAGATTGTTTCTCGGAACAAACAATGGAAATAGCCGAGGAATCTGAGGCTGAAG ACTTAAATGAGAACCAGGCTCAAGATGCACCCAGAAGAATctgcaaaacttttaaacgaaaagaaaaaTCACTGGGCCTACTCTGCCGTCGGTTTCTTCGACTTTTTCCAGAAAACCCAAAG GAGAGCATATCAATCTGCCTTGATGATGCAGCTGCCAAGTTATGTGTTGGGCGGCGTAGGATTTACGATATCATAAATGTTCTTGAGTCAATAAAAGTCGTGACGAGACTTGCAAAGAATAATTATACTTGGAGGGGAAGGAAAGGTCTCTCACAAACACTGTGTGCTCTCAGG AAAGAAGCAGAGGAATCTGGCAGTGCTGATTCAATTAGAGCAAGTATAAACGGATATCTggtttataaagtaaatattgcAACGCAAAG TGTTTCATCAACTCCCCCTGAAAGAGACACAAGCGTGAAACGAAGAGACAAGTCACTTGGGATTCTTAGTCAGAAATTTGTCACCCTGTTTCTGGTTCAACCT AATCAACTGGTTTCATTGGACATGGCTGCCAAAGTTTTAATAACAGATAGAAATCCACAagacaataaatataaaa CAAAAGTACGTCGGTTGTATGACATCGCAAACATACTCACCAGTCTACGATTAATCACAAAAGTTCAAAACCACGGAAGAAAACCTGCTTTCCG ATGGATTGGCCCCAAAGCTATCTGCACATCCACGAGTGCCGTGTCCCCGAAACATCGTCAGATCATTGTGATGTCGCCCGTCTCCAACCTCTGGTCCTCACCGAAGATGCAAGTCATCATGCAGGACAAGGATGAGGGAGATGGAGGACTTTTTGATCTGTGCCAG GTTGTAGAGCAAGAAAGAAAGGACCTTTGCCTTGAAACTCCAATTAAAGGAGGGGGATTCACCCTTAAAACCCCATTAAAAGGGGATCAATACAGGATTGTAACCCCAGTCAAACACACATCACAGAAATTAGCTATGTCAAGCTCAAATGACGACAGTGGCGTAAATTTGGACTCCTCATTCAATT CGGATGAGATTTTTCGACAAGAGTTAGAATCGCTCCGGCAGAGATTCCCCTCTCCAATGTCTCGTCTTCTTTCTGCATGTAATGTGGAGGAAGCACTCACAGAGCACAAagagaaaaagagaaaacttgCTTTGAAAAGTG AATCATCCTCACATTCAATTACTGAACCGGTCACACCAACCAAAGTCAGTCTATCATACTTGAAACAACAACAGATAGCAATTTCGAAAACTGTGGACAGCGTGACCAACAGATCACAAATAAACTTGCGCAAACCATCAACATTGGAGTCGCATGCTTTGAAATCAAGCACCAAAGTTTGCCAGACAGTTCAGCATAACATGGGAGTGAGCAAATCACTTTGCAGTGACCAGGCTTTGCGAAATATAAAGTGCTTAGTGCCCGTGTCAAAAGAAAACTTTGGTATGCAAAGGAACTCTGGGTCTTTGGTGCAGTGCATCAAAGTACTTCCTATGAAAACTCAACCTTTGAAGATTGTTATGAACCCTTCAAACAAAAGCCAGGAGAAAAGCCCCGAAATGTCTCGTAAAAGTTCCTCAAAAATGACAACAATACGTGTGATTGCACCTAGTAGCACCCAAGAAAGACCAACGAACAATTTCGTAAAACTGGATCTTTCTAGTACGAACTTTAAGACTGTCACACCAAAAACCAAGCTCCCTAACTCTAATGAGAGGACAGGCTTCTGCCGACCTGTGCTGTGTAACGTAACAAGCTCAATTAACAACAGAGCCAAGCCTGCTCAGAAAATTTCAAAGGTTGTAACTAAGTTAGTGACACGATTGGAAGAGACTGCtgcaaaaaaagcaaacatttcaCATGCCTCAACCAGCTTTGGGTTATCTACAATGCCACAAGTGCGATTTACTGACAGCAAGTTGCCTAGCAGTGGATTAGTAGCTTTGTCCAAAAAG ATCTCTGCATCCTTGGAAGTTCCTCCTCAACCAAAGAAGATGAGAGTCTCCTCCAGAAAGCTTAGGATGACAGATGAAAATGAGGATCCTGAAGTGAAACATCTTCTGGGATGGAAATCCCCCCCTCACCCaatcaaa CCCATACCAAAACAACTGTGCCTTGACGCCAATCAATCAAAAATTCTGCAAGAAAACAATATAACTCTTGCACCCACAGTAAAAACTACTGAAATTCCATCTGCAGAAAACTGTTccacaaatttaaacttatcATTTGGGAAAATGCAATCAGAAGATACTCTGCTGCAACCTATTTCAATAAATAACAG gtTTGCATCTTAG